GGTGCGGGAGGAGGAACCGGGGAATCCTTTCCCTGGGAATATGTTCGAGGGGTCAAACGTCCTTTCTTTTTGGCCGGAGGACTAAAGCCGGAAACCGTAGCCCGAGCCGTTCGGGAAATCTCCCCGTTCGGGGTGGATGTGGCGAGCGGAGTGGAATCCTCTCCCGGAATCAAGGACCGGAATTCGATCGTTTCATTCATCCGAAACGCAAAGCAAGCTCATGTCGACTGAACGGATAGAGGCGGATTTTTCCGCGGCACTGGACACGCCTATGATGCGTCAATATATGGACATCAAGGCGAAATTCAAAGACTCCGTCCTTTTCTTTCGAATGGGAGATTTCTACGAAATGTTTCTGGAGGACGCGAAAATCGCTTCCGCGATCCTGGACATCGCTCTCACAAAAAGACAAAACTCCGTACCGATGTGCGGAATTCCGTACCATAGCAAGGACGCTTATATCGCAAAACTTCTCTCGGCGGGAAAGAAGATCGCGATCTGCGAACAATCCAAACCGGACGATTCCAACCCCAAGTTGATGACTCGGGAGGTGGTCCGGATCATCACTCCGGGCACGGTTATCGAAGAAAACCTACTTTCTGGGTATAGAAGCAATTATCTCTGCATGATCCTCCCGAAAACGGCCCTCGTATTCGTCGGTATGGCGGACGTATCGACGGGAGAAGTGTTGCAGTTCGCGATCTCGGTTTCCGATCCCGAGGGCCTATCGGCCGAACTGGAAAAATTCCAACCCAGCGAAATCTGCGTTTTGGAAAAGGACAAAGAAAGAATCGTCGATTGGGAAGGATTCGGGGAGAAAAATTTCACTCTTCTTCCCGCTTCCGCAGAAGGGGGCAACGAGGCCAAAGATCCTTTCCATTCCGTCAGAAATTGCCTCGAATATTACGTTCGGGAAAACTACCGGGACGGCTCCCTAACCTTAAGAGAGGCGAAGATTTTAAACGCCGGATCATTTCTCGAAATGGATCGGGAAACGATTCTAAATCTGGAATTGACGGAAAACGAGCACGGAAAAAATCACACACTCTTTTCCATATTAAATTTCTGTCATACAGCAAAGGGAAAAAGACTTCTGAAACAAAGGATCCTTTTTCCGGAGACGGATCTTGCGGTTTTGGAATCCAGATGGGAAAAACAGGATCTACTTCGGAAAATTCCTTCTCAACCGATCTTACAGTCCTTGAAGGATTTGGGGGATTTGGAACGAATCCTGACCCGATTCCGGAACAATAAGTCTGCGCCCCGGGATTTTAAGACGATCTTAACGGCGATTGAAACGGCTTTTTCTCTGAAAGAAACTCTGAATGCGATCGGCTATCCGATCCGGTACCCGATTGCGAAGCTGGCGGATCTGGAAACCTATATTCGGGAAAGACTTCATACGGACGAATTACCCGTGATCTTAGGAAACGGTAAATTTCTAAGGGATGGATTCCTGCCGGAATTGGATCGAGCAAGAGAAGCCGGTTCCAAAGGGATGGATTGGATCCTGGAATTGGAGACTTCCGAAAAGAAAAGCACAGGCCTTTCGACTCTCAAAATCAAGTACAACAAAATCGTAGGATATTTCATAGAGATATCCAGAAACCAGGCTGAACAAGCTCCGAAGGAATATTTAAAAAAACAGACATTAGTCACCACGGAAAGATTTACGAATTCGCGTCTGGAGGAAATAGAAAGAGCCATTTTGGAATCGGATGACACGATCCGGATTCTGGAAAAAACCGAATTCGAAAGAATGACCGCCGAAGTACTAAGATTTACGAACGAGCTTCTGGAATTATCCGAGGAATTCGGAGATTTGGATTTTCAGCTTTCTCTAATAAAGGCGGAAGAGAATTACGGCTGGACCAGAGCCAAATTCAGTCAAAATTCCGGCAGTTTCATGAAGGAGTCCAGACATCCCGTAGTGGAGGCCGCCTTACCCGTGGGCTCCAAATTCGTTCCCAACGATGTGCAATTGGATACGGGCGACAACGCGATCGCCATTCTGACGGGACCGAATATGGCCGGAAAATCCACGTTCATGCGACAAATCGCCCTCAACCAGATCCTGTTTCAGATAGGTTCCGGTGTCTCCGCGACCAAGGCGGAGTTGCCGATCGTGGACAAACTGTTTACCAGAATCGGAGCGGGCGATAATCTTACCGCAGGCGAATCCACCTTCTTCGTGGAGATGAAGGAGACAGCGCATATCTTGAGGAACTGCACTCCTCAATCTTTGTTACTGTTCGACGAAGTGGGACGAGGAACTTCCACCTACGACGGAATGAGTATAGCCTGGGCGATTTTGGAATTCCTTTCGGAAATGCCCCGGAGACCGAAGACGGTATTTGCGACGCATTACCACGAACTTACGGAACTCTCTAGGCTTCCGGGGATTTGGAACATACACATGGAAACTTTAGAAAAAGATGATAAGGTGCTTTTTTTAAAAAAGGTAAAACCGGGGAAGGCGAAAAAATCCTTCGGAATTTACGTGGCCCAGTTGGCAGGCGTCCCCGAAACCGTGGTAAAACGAGCCGGGGAAATTCTTTCCGACCTCGAGTCCAGAAAAAAGGAAATTCGGATCCGAACGAGAGAGCCTTCCCTATTCCAGGATTTTCAAGCTTCCTCTCCCGAACAAACCTTTTGGAAAGAATGGAAAAACGAGATTTCTTCCCTACCCTTGGACTCTATGACTCCGATGGAAGCGCTGCGGCTGTTGGACGAATGGAAAAGAAAATTGAATGCCCGGAAAAAAAGCGATCCGGATTGAGATCGTCCTTTTTCCCACTCTAGTTTAGCTCTCGAATAGAAAAAGAAGCACGTCCATGGGCGCAAAATCGACCCAGTTTACGATCGTGTTTTTCAAGCCCTCCTTAGCGTG
The genomic region above belongs to Leptospira fletcheri and contains:
- the mutS gene encoding DNA mismatch repair protein MutS; protein product: MSTERIEADFSAALDTPMMRQYMDIKAKFKDSVLFFRMGDFYEMFLEDAKIASAILDIALTKRQNSVPMCGIPYHSKDAYIAKLLSAGKKIAICEQSKPDDSNPKLMTREVVRIITPGTVIEENLLSGYRSNYLCMILPKTALVFVGMADVSTGEVLQFAISVSDPEGLSAELEKFQPSEICVLEKDKERIVDWEGFGEKNFTLLPASAEGGNEAKDPFHSVRNCLEYYVRENYRDGSLTLREAKILNAGSFLEMDRETILNLELTENEHGKNHTLFSILNFCHTAKGKRLLKQRILFPETDLAVLESRWEKQDLLRKIPSQPILQSLKDLGDLERILTRFRNNKSAPRDFKTILTAIETAFSLKETLNAIGYPIRYPIAKLADLETYIRERLHTDELPVILGNGKFLRDGFLPELDRAREAGSKGMDWILELETSEKKSTGLSTLKIKYNKIVGYFIEISRNQAEQAPKEYLKKQTLVTTERFTNSRLEEIERAILESDDTIRILEKTEFERMTAEVLRFTNELLELSEEFGDLDFQLSLIKAEENYGWTRAKFSQNSGSFMKESRHPVVEAALPVGSKFVPNDVQLDTGDNAIAILTGPNMAGKSTFMRQIALNQILFQIGSGVSATKAELPIVDKLFTRIGAGDNLTAGESTFFVEMKETAHILRNCTPQSLLLFDEVGRGTSTYDGMSIAWAILEFLSEMPRRPKTVFATHYHELTELSRLPGIWNIHMETLEKDDKVLFLKKVKPGKAKKSFGIYVAQLAGVPETVVKRAGEILSDLESRKKEIRIRTREPSLFQDFQASSPEQTFWKEWKNEISSLPLDSMTPMEALRLLDEWKRKLNARKKSDPD